One Nodosilinea sp. FACHB-141 DNA segment encodes these proteins:
- a CDS encoding methyl-accepting chemotaxis protein: MTQVPSLSHPRQQPLTVEANSVGGANFGKAQPQNAIRQYFAGRSLRQQLLSTVLPLSLLPLLIGGLITYALTQGRTRATITQDLQGQAVLTSENVGLNLLEQTAFAQVFAQNPLILDKVRRDRRLTANLKLLQKPEATLETQFIVTKQLATNPAFNDYLSQTVEIKQFAEIIVTEANGLNVGYNSIPGDFVQAGEDWWERAKSDGFWFGQPGYDASTLQVGLDFSQAIRDPNSNEFLGAVKFFINTAALEFEQLNEYLVNAGIQGSQQVQLLEPSSNYVLATFSEQGQEAALTPRSLNLVGGEVVSKLATAITQAAQAEVAPNDLQQQLNSAFPVRNLEVSAVSTADSAESLVANFSYQGKQYSLATVPRLNWVAIASMDIAEIRAAGRENLITLGLLGLVLGGVAALLTRTVAQQISSPLNALAGNAQEVSQGNLDVQADLVGSSEAQTLAQTFNELVVRVRGFLREQTLNTRRANLAAAITGAKIVDSAELLPVYERLVSEARDILASDRVVIYQFNPDWSGAIVAESVEANWPSALEQQLGDPCIPAETRAKYEAEGILLENNVANAAFHPEHQALLQNLQVKSILGVPIVGQGRLYGLLITHHCQAVHPWQEAEISFLKQLGLQLGLVMERVNLIERTRNLAEEQRQIKEGLQRSALQLLMDVDPVSKGNLTVRAQVTEDEIGTLADSYNATIASLRKIVVQVQDASRQVAATTDVNQTSVHDLAESANQQAQAMLAALDRVQEMASSVRLVATNAEKAEAAVLEAEQTVAQGDDAMNRTVDGILAIRETVADTAKKVKRLGESSQKISNVVNLISGFAAQTNMLALNASIEASRAGEGGKGFAVVAEEVRELARQSAEATTEIEKLVASIQTETNAVVTAMETGTEQVVTGTQLVNEARQSLNQITAVSRQISALVAAIADATVVQTQASAVVSETITSAATTASQNSTAANQVSDSFAQLRSVAQVLQEEVGRFKVG; this comes from the coding sequence ATGACTCAAGTTCCGTCGCTATCTCACCCCCGCCAACAGCCTCTAACGGTGGAAGCCAACAGCGTAGGGGGTGCCAACTTCGGTAAGGCCCAACCTCAAAACGCGATTAGACAGTATTTTGCTGGGCGCAGTCTGCGGCAGCAGCTGCTCTCTACGGTCTTGCCACTGAGTCTGCTGCCACTACTGATTGGGGGTCTGATCACCTATGCCCTTACCCAAGGCCGTACCCGCGCCACTATTACCCAAGATTTGCAGGGGCAGGCCGTGCTGACGAGTGAAAACGTGGGCCTCAACCTGCTTGAGCAAACTGCCTTTGCCCAAGTTTTTGCTCAAAACCCACTAATTTTAGACAAAGTTCGTCGCGATCGCCGGCTAACAGCCAATCTAAAGCTGCTACAAAAGCCCGAAGCGACCCTAGAAACGCAGTTTATTGTCACCAAGCAGCTAGCTACTAACCCCGCTTTTAACGACTACCTGTCCCAGACTGTTGAGATTAAGCAATTTGCCGAGATCATTGTCACCGAGGCCAACGGCCTCAATGTAGGTTACAACAGCATTCCCGGTGACTTTGTACAGGCAGGCGAAGACTGGTGGGAACGGGCTAAAAGCGATGGATTTTGGTTTGGTCAACCCGGCTACGATGCGTCCACTCTTCAAGTAGGCCTCGACTTTAGCCAAGCCATTCGCGACCCCAACAGCAACGAATTTTTAGGCGCAGTGAAATTCTTTATTAACACCGCCGCCCTTGAGTTTGAGCAGCTCAACGAATACCTGGTCAACGCTGGTATTCAAGGCTCTCAGCAGGTGCAATTGCTCGAACCCAGTTCTAACTATGTGCTGGCCACCTTTAGCGAGCAAGGCCAAGAAGCAGCGCTAACACCTCGATCGCTTAACTTAGTCGGCGGCGAGGTGGTGAGTAAGCTGGCCACCGCTATCACCCAAGCCGCCCAAGCCGAGGTCGCCCCCAATGATCTGCAACAGCAGCTCAACTCAGCCTTCCCAGTCAGAAATCTGGAAGTTTCGGCGGTGAGTACTGCTGATAGTGCAGAAAGCCTAGTAGCCAACTTTAGTTACCAGGGCAAACAGTATTCGCTAGCAACGGTGCCCCGGCTCAACTGGGTAGCGATCGCATCGATGGACATCGCCGAAATTCGCGCTGCTGGCCGCGAAAACCTGATTACCCTAGGGCTATTGGGGCTGGTGTTGGGTGGGGTGGCCGCCCTGTTAACCCGAACCGTAGCCCAGCAAATTTCATCACCGCTCAACGCCCTGGCAGGCAACGCCCAGGAAGTCTCGCAGGGTAATCTCGATGTCCAGGCCGACCTGGTTGGGTCATCTGAAGCTCAAACCCTGGCCCAAACCTTTAATGAGCTGGTGGTACGAGTGCGGGGATTTCTGCGAGAGCAGACCCTCAATACCCGTCGGGCCAACCTGGCTGCTGCCATTACCGGAGCCAAAATTGTTGACTCTGCTGAGCTGCTGCCCGTCTACGAACGCCTGGTGTCCGAGGCCCGCGATATTCTTGCCTCCGATCGGGTAGTCATTTACCAGTTCAACCCCGACTGGAGTGGCGCGATCGTGGCCGAATCGGTAGAGGCCAACTGGCCTAGCGCCTTGGAGCAACAGCTTGGCGATCCCTGTATTCCCGCTGAAACCCGTGCTAAGTACGAGGCCGAAGGCATCTTGCTCGAAAATAACGTCGCCAATGCTGCCTTTCACCCCGAGCACCAAGCCCTACTGCAAAATCTCCAGGTCAAATCGATTTTGGGGGTGCCCATCGTTGGTCAGGGCAGGCTCTACGGCCTGCTGATTACCCACCACTGCCAAGCCGTGCACCCCTGGCAAGAGGCCGAAATTAGCTTTCTCAAACAGCTGGGGCTACAGCTGGGCCTAGTGATGGAGCGGGTAAACCTGATCGAGCGCACCCGCAACTTGGCCGAGGAACAGCGGCAGATCAAAGAAGGCCTCCAGCGCAGCGCCCTACAGCTGCTGATGGACGTGGATCCTGTCAGTAAGGGCAACCTGACCGTGCGCGCCCAGGTTACCGAGGACGAAATTGGCACCTTGGCAGACTCTTACAACGCCACCATCGCCAGTCTGCGAAAAATTGTGGTGCAGGTGCAAGACGCCTCCCGCCAAGTGGCCGCCACTACCGACGTTAACCAAACCTCCGTGCACGACTTGGCCGAGTCAGCCAATCAGCAGGCCCAAGCCATGCTGGCCGCCCTCGATCGCGTCCAAGAGATGGCCAGCTCAGTGCGCCTAGTCGCCACCAATGCCGAAAAAGCCGAAGCCGCCGTGCTCGAAGCCGAGCAGACCGTAGCCCAGGGCGACGACGCCATGAACCGCACCGTAGACGGCATTCTGGCCATTCGCGAAACCGTGGCCGACACCGCCAAAAAAGTAAAGCGCCTGGGTGAATCGTCCCAAAAAATCTCCAACGTGGTGAACCTGATCAGCGGCTTTGCCGCCCAGACCAACATGCTCGCCCTCAACGCCTCCATCGAAGCCTCCCGCGCCGGAGAAGGCGGCAAAGGCTTTGCTGTAGTCGCTGAGGAAGTGCGCGAACTAGCCCGCCAGTCCGCCGAAGCCACCACCGAAATCGAAAAGCTGGTGGCCAGCATCCAAACCGAGACCAACGCCGTCGTCACTGCTATGGAAACTGGCACCGAGCAGGTAGTTACCGGCACCCAGCTAGTTAATGAAGCCCGCCAGAGCCTCAACCAGATCACTGCCGTCAGCCGCCAGATTAGCGCCCTGGTCGCCGCGATCGCCGACGCCACCGTCGTTCAAACCCAAGCCTCTGCAGTAGTCAGCGAAACCATCACCAGCGCCGCCACCACCGCCAGCCAAAACTCCACCGCCGCCAATCAGGTATCCGATTCCTTCGCCCAGTTGCGCTCCGTCGCCCAAGTGTTGCAGGAGGAGGTCGGTCGGTTCAAGGTTGGCTAG
- a CDS encoding chemotaxis protein CheW → MNSETATPTDNLIPPLQDTTSPGAPPEEQFLKVIVNGGLPLLLPGANLVEIMKLSIGQVVPMFQMAPWVMGLYNWRGEMLWVADLGHFLGFTPWYNQAEAATRHTVVVIKPPYRPSQPTDEQTATLGLVVNAVEAMVAYPVPALQPLSAAFSGQSIPVEPGLLPFLRGCCVDSADQPQLILDGTAVLNAMAQA, encoded by the coding sequence ATGAATTCCGAGACCGCAACGCCTACCGACAACCTCATCCCCCCGCTGCAAGACACCACCTCGCCTGGAGCACCACCTGAAGAGCAGTTCTTAAAGGTCATCGTCAACGGCGGTCTGCCCCTGCTGCTACCGGGGGCCAATCTGGTCGAAATCATGAAACTGTCCATTGGCCAGGTTGTGCCCATGTTTCAGATGGCCCCCTGGGTCATGGGCCTCTACAACTGGCGAGGCGAGATGTTATGGGTCGCTGATCTGGGCCATTTTTTAGGATTTACGCCTTGGTACAACCAGGCCGAAGCCGCCACCCGCCACACGGTGGTGGTGATCAAGCCTCCCTACAGGCCCAGCCAGCCTACAGACGAGCAAACCGCCACCCTGGGTTTAGTGGTCAACGCCGTGGAGGCTATGGTGGCCTACCCAGTCCCCGCCCTACAGCCCTTATCAGCGGCGTTTTCAGGCCAGTCAATTCCTGTTGAGCCCGGTCTGCTGCCCTTTCTGCGGGGATGTTGTGTCGATAGCGCCGACCAGCCCCAGCTAATTTTAGACGGCACAGCAGTGTTAAACGCCATGGCTCAGGCCTAG
- a CDS encoding response regulator transcription factor, with amino-acid sequence MSKVLIVEDSLTDKEILTLCLRDRGITVLTAKSAEEAFDQIKSHRFDLIILDVVLPDRSGFEICRELKEDTNTKQVPVIMCSTKGTEMDKFWGLKQGADAYLAKPIDQDELMQAVNQLVNA; translated from the coding sequence ATGAGCAAAGTTCTAATTGTTGAAGACAGCCTCACCGACAAAGAAATTCTCACGCTCTGCCTACGCGATCGCGGCATTACCGTCCTCACCGCCAAAAGCGCTGAGGAAGCCTTTGATCAGATCAAAAGCCACCGCTTTGATCTGATCATTCTCGACGTGGTGCTGCCCGATCGCAGCGGCTTTGAAATTTGTCGCGAACTCAAAGAAGACACCAACACCAAGCAGGTGCCCGTAATCATGTGCTCCACCAAAGGCACCGAAATGGACAAGTTCTGGGGCTTAAAGCAGGGAGCCGATGCCTATCTGGCCAAACCTATTGACCAAGACGAGCTGATGCAGGCCGTCAATCAACTGGTCAATGCTTAA
- a CDS encoding hybrid sensor histidine kinase/response regulator, whose translation MSDAKELEIRLQFLDEAQEYLETLGTHLMGLTQTFEASTINEALRAAHSIKGGAALMGFQLLSDLAHYLEDSLKVLKVQRGKIDIDADLEQLLLGAVDCLGQVMVGQRQCLSQGHQSPVDERWLEHHAAPIFERLHDRLGDPVEEDAYSMLSPEDGQDVIPLLFQSEVEGCLQRLEGVLSEQSPCLREEVQILAQELGGLGEMLQLEAFVSLCQSVATQVTLVTEDDLVMVVQEALAVWRRAQALVLTGHLDEIPTQMAIAGATFETIPIVDIPGDIIPHLEDGDITAPVWPLGDDSALQPDYLEADITDDVAASWSESGGRAGFDFADTAAAQGANIPGTAATSSSAPNPDEVDSDSTVRVPVKQINQLSDLFGELTIERHRLELEVSRLRGLVGTLQTRMRTLDQVNSDLRAAYDRVATQDTSTPRLPTASSLQNIALVSPSADLALQSQFDVLELDHYRDLHLPFREIIETIIQLQEVGADIELSLDGTEQTTHTLRKTSRQLQKNLTQLRMRPLADIFDRYPRSLRQMSLQYNKPVELKLKGDRTLVDRNVLEALQEPLMHIIRNCFDHGIEDAETRQQRGKPAVGTIAISAQQQSSRTVITISDDGGGIAVEKIRDRARQMGLDDGLLAAASTQELLSLIFEPGFSTAKTVTDLSGRGIGMDVVRSKLKEIRGDIQVNTELGAGTTFIISIPFTLSVTRVLITESKGMRMAFPVDAIEEIFALPAEYVLATAGRESFEWNGELVQLVRLADWLHFNCPAVIESPETAPAISTPTVMLVRANQKLVGLQVERSWGEQEVALRRVVGNLPMPKGFNSCTIMGDGQVVPLINTAELLYWIASCEAAGAANLDDTPMQAYLTSGPGYETSTAARKPTVLLVDDSINVRRLLALTLEKAGYQVAQAKDGQDALDKLTAGLAVEAVICDVEMPRLDGYGFLARLKAETEHEDLPVAMLTSRSSQKHRQLAMNLGAAAYFTKPYNEQTLLKTLENMIQPALVS comes from the coding sequence ATGTCCGACGCAAAGGAACTTGAAATTCGGCTTCAGTTTCTCGACGAAGCGCAAGAATACCTTGAGACCCTAGGCACCCACCTGATGGGGCTAACCCAAACTTTTGAAGCTAGCACCATCAACGAAGCTCTCCGGGCGGCCCACTCTATTAAGGGGGGAGCGGCTCTAATGGGGTTTCAGCTGCTCAGCGATCTAGCTCACTACCTCGAAGACAGCCTCAAGGTGCTAAAGGTGCAGCGAGGCAAGATCGACATCGATGCCGACCTAGAGCAACTGCTGCTGGGGGCGGTCGATTGCCTCGGCCAGGTAATGGTGGGTCAGCGCCAGTGCCTCAGTCAGGGCCACCAATCTCCCGTCGATGAGCGATGGCTTGAGCACCATGCCGCCCCCATATTTGAGCGGCTCCACGATCGCCTGGGCGATCCGGTGGAGGAAGACGCCTACTCCATGCTGTCTCCCGAAGACGGCCAGGACGTAATTCCGCTGCTCTTTCAAAGCGAGGTGGAGGGCTGCCTCCAACGGCTGGAGGGGGTACTGAGCGAGCAGTCGCCCTGCCTGCGAGAAGAGGTTCAAATTCTTGCCCAAGAGCTGGGCGGGCTGGGGGAAATGCTTCAGCTAGAGGCTTTTGTCAGCCTGTGTCAGTCGGTGGCAACCCAGGTCACCCTAGTCACTGAGGACGATTTGGTGATGGTTGTGCAGGAGGCCCTTGCGGTGTGGCGACGCGCCCAGGCCCTGGTGCTGACCGGCCATTTAGACGAAATTCCGACCCAGATGGCGATCGCAGGCGCTACCTTCGAGACCATTCCCATTGTCGACATCCCTGGCGATATCATTCCCCATCTGGAGGATGGCGACATTACTGCCCCTGTCTGGCCCCTGGGCGATGACTCAGCTTTGCAGCCCGACTACCTCGAAGCCGACATCACCGATGATGTTGCTGCCTCTTGGTCAGAGTCAGGGGGCCGGGCCGGGTTCGACTTTGCAGACACCGCTGCCGCCCAGGGGGCCAATATTCCAGGAACGGCCGCCACCAGCAGCTCAGCCCCCAACCCCGATGAGGTCGACAGCGACAGCACCGTGCGCGTGCCCGTCAAGCAGATCAACCAGCTCAGCGACCTGTTTGGTGAACTCACCATCGAGCGCCACCGGCTCGAGCTAGAGGTCAGTCGCCTGCGGGGACTGGTGGGCACCCTACAAACTCGCATGCGCACCCTCGATCAGGTGAATAGCGACCTGCGCGCCGCCTACGATCGCGTCGCCACCCAAGATACCTCGACACCACGGCTGCCCACCGCGTCCAGCCTACAGAACATAGCGCTGGTGTCCCCAAGTGCCGATTTGGCTCTGCAATCGCAGTTTGATGTGCTCGAACTCGACCATTACCGCGATCTGCACCTGCCCTTTCGCGAAATCATCGAAACGATTATTCAGCTGCAAGAGGTGGGGGCCGATATTGAGCTATCGCTCGACGGCACTGAACAAACCACCCACACCCTACGCAAAACCTCCCGCCAGCTGCAAAAGAATCTCACCCAGCTGCGCATGCGGCCCCTGGCGGATATTTTTGACCGCTATCCCCGCTCTCTGCGGCAGATGTCGTTGCAGTACAACAAGCCGGTGGAGCTGAAGCTCAAAGGCGATCGCACCCTGGTCGATCGCAACGTGCTTGAGGCCCTGCAAGAGCCGCTGATGCACATCATCCGCAACTGCTTTGACCACGGCATCGAGGATGCTGAAACTCGCCAGCAGCGAGGCAAACCCGCCGTCGGCACGATCGCCATTAGCGCCCAGCAGCAGAGCAGCCGCACCGTGATCACCATCAGCGACGACGGCGGCGGCATTGCGGTAGAAAAAATCCGCGATCGCGCCCGCCAGATGGGCCTCGACGACGGGTTACTGGCCGCCGCCAGCACCCAGGAGCTGCTGTCTCTGATCTTTGAGCCCGGCTTTAGCACCGCTAAAACCGTCACCGACCTCTCCGGGCGGGGCATCGGCATGGATGTCGTGCGCAGCAAGCTCAAGGAAATTCGCGGCGACATTCAGGTCAACACCGAGCTGGGCGCGGGCACTACCTTCATCATCTCCATCCCCTTCACCCTGTCGGTGACGCGGGTGCTGATTACCGAGAGCAAGGGCATGCGCATGGCCTTTCCGGTAGATGCGATCGAAGAAATTTTTGCCCTGCCCGCTGAGTACGTCCTGGCCACGGCCGGTCGAGAAAGCTTTGAGTGGAATGGTGAGCTGGTGCAGCTGGTGCGACTGGCTGACTGGCTGCACTTCAACTGCCCTGCGGTGATCGAAAGCCCCGAAACCGCCCCCGCCATCTCTACCCCCACAGTTATGCTGGTGCGCGCCAATCAGAAACTGGTGGGGCTTCAGGTAGAGCGATCGTGGGGCGAGCAAGAGGTTGCCCTACGCCGAGTGGTTGGCAACCTGCCCATGCCCAAGGGCTTCAACAGCTGCACCATCATGGGCGACGGCCAGGTAGTGCCTCTGATCAACACCGCCGAGCTCCTCTACTGGATCGCCAGCTGCGAAGCCGCCGGTGCCGCCAACCTGGACGACACCCCGATGCAGGCCTACCTCACTAGCGGCCCCGGCTATGAAACCAGCACCGCCGCCCGCAAGCCCACTGTGCTACTAGTCGACGACTCGATCAATGTGCGCCGCCTACTCGCCCTTACCCTCGAAAAAGCGGGCTACCAGGTAGCCCAGGCCAAAGATGGTCAAGACGCCCTCGACAAGCTCACCGCTGGTCTAGCGGTCGAAGCCGTAATCTGCGATGTAGAAATGCCCCGCCTCGACGGCTACGGCTTTTTGGCCCGGCTCAAAGCCGAAACAGAGCATGAGGATCTACCTGTCGCCATGCTCACCTCCCGCAGCAGTCAAAAGCATCGCCAACTTGCCATGAATCTAGGGGCTGCTGCCTACTTTACCAAGCCTTACAACGAGCAAACTCTGCTTAAAACCCTCGAAAACATGATTCAACCCGCCCTGGTGTCCTAG
- a CDS encoding response regulator — MSGRSVQYSKPLSNYLRVKKLQIFPVLKRLSFSGQITWSVPEGHQWTLFFDRGQLVYGRGGVHPMRQWYRQAQARLPSPELSYQALQASSAAAPRSSWPHDWDYQLLQRWLSEGQLSSKALQAISTNIVADILFDVVQARETQYQLARQPPLAPGQIPVYVDEAQLLTSVTDLWDAWLEAGLEAYSPNLAPVIQHPEPIRAAVSPRVYESLMQLLDGQRSLRDLAVKLGQDVLNLTQALQPYIQSGWISLVEVADFPPLEGLDPPMGNGAAPKAALKIACVDDSPLVCKAMGQVIRSAGHDFLAITEGSRAIPTLLAQKPDLVFLDLVMPDTNGYEICSNLRKISRFKDVPIVILSGNDGLVDQVRARLLGATDFLSKPMEPIVILSVIRKHLAPIRI; from the coding sequence ATGAGTGGCAGATCGGTGCAGTACTCCAAGCCTTTATCTAATTATTTGCGAGTTAAAAAACTGCAAATCTTTCCTGTCTTGAAGCGGCTCAGCTTTAGTGGGCAGATCACTTGGTCTGTTCCCGAAGGTCACCAGTGGACTCTATTTTTTGACCGGGGGCAGCTGGTCTATGGCAGGGGCGGAGTGCACCCAATGCGGCAGTGGTACCGCCAAGCCCAGGCCCGGCTACCCAGCCCTGAGCTGAGCTACCAAGCACTGCAAGCATCTTCGGCGGCTGCCCCCCGTTCTAGCTGGCCCCACGACTGGGATTACCAGCTGCTTCAGCGCTGGCTGAGTGAGGGGCAGCTCTCGAGCAAAGCGCTGCAAGCTATCAGCACCAATATTGTGGCCGACATCTTGTTTGACGTGGTGCAAGCCCGCGAAACCCAGTATCAGCTAGCCCGGCAGCCGCCCCTAGCCCCTGGCCAGATACCGGTCTATGTAGACGAGGCCCAACTACTGACCTCGGTGACCGACCTTTGGGATGCCTGGCTAGAGGCTGGGCTAGAAGCCTACTCACCCAACTTAGCGCCAGTAATTCAGCATCCCGAGCCAATTAGGGCTGCGGTTTCACCCCGCGTCTACGAATCGCTCATGCAGCTGCTCGACGGTCAGCGCAGCCTGCGCGACCTGGCGGTCAAGCTGGGCCAAGACGTGCTGAACCTTACCCAAGCTCTACAGCCCTACATTCAGTCGGGATGGATCAGCTTGGTGGAGGTGGCTGACTTTCCACCCCTAGAGGGGCTAGACCCGCCTATGGGTAATGGGGCAGCCCCCAAAGCGGCCCTCAAAATCGCCTGCGTTGACGACAGCCCCCTAGTCTGCAAAGCCATGGGACAGGTGATTCGGTCAGCAGGGCATGACTTTTTAGCGATTACTGAAGGCTCGAGAGCCATACCGACCCTGCTGGCTCAAAAGCCAGACCTGGTGTTTTTAGACCTGGTGATGCCCGACACCAACGGCTACGAAATTTGCAGCAATCTGCGCAAAATATCTCGCTTTAAAGACGTTCCTATCGTCATTCTCAGCGGCAACGACGGCTTGGTCGATCAGGTGCGTGCCCGGTTGCTAGGAGCCACCGATTTCTTAAGTAAACCCATGGAGCCCATCGTGATTCTCTCCGTCATTCGCAAACACCTCGCCCCCATCCGCATCTAA